A section of the Desulfuribacillus stibiiarsenatis genome encodes:
- a CDS encoding MinD/ParA family protein, producing the protein MNDQAARLRQLVSQNKAKKARVITVTSGKGGVGKSNFTLNFALCLKEYGKKVVILDADLGLANIDVLLGVSTKMNLANIIYDHVTIWDVLYKSEYGIDIVAGGSGIQDLLSLNESQLEHFLKQIDLLSNYADYILIDTGAGLSKETARLIVAADEVILVTTPEPTSITDAYAIVKMVHNISQDIKYRLIVNRVMNNIEGKATSEKLQLVTKRFLNIDLSFLGLLPDDQNVLQAVKKQKPFYLMHPTTDASQAMRDVTNEFLNHKVESDDKQQGITSFMSKMLRLLR; encoded by the coding sequence ATGAATGATCAAGCAGCTAGATTAAGGCAACTAGTATCACAAAATAAAGCAAAAAAAGCTCGCGTAATTACAGTGACAAGTGGTAAGGGGGGAGTAGGTAAATCTAATTTTACCCTCAACTTTGCATTGTGTTTAAAAGAATATGGGAAAAAAGTTGTAATTTTAGATGCCGATTTAGGCTTGGCTAATATAGATGTACTTTTAGGTGTAAGTACAAAGATGAACTTAGCGAATATTATTTATGATCATGTTACGATATGGGATGTCCTGTATAAAAGTGAATATGGAATTGACATTGTAGCAGGGGGGTCGGGGATTCAGGACTTACTTAGCTTGAATGAGAGTCAACTTGAGCACTTCCTGAAACAAATCGATCTCCTAAGTAATTATGCAGACTATATACTGATTGATACAGGTGCAGGACTATCAAAAGAGACTGCAAGGTTAATAGTAGCCGCAGATGAAGTCATATTAGTTACTACGCCTGAACCAACTTCAATTACGGATGCATATGCAATTGTCAAAATGGTACACAATATTTCACAAGATATAAAATATCGATTAATCGTAAATCGTGTTATGAATAATATTGAAGGTAAAGCCACAAGTGAAAAATTGCAATTAGTAACAAAAAGATTTTTGAATATTGATTTATCATTCCTCGGTCTTCTACCTGATGATCAAAATGTATTACAAGCTGTTAAGAAACAAAAACCATTTTACTTAATGCATCCGACGACTGATGCATCGCAGGCTATGAGGGATGTTACAAATGAATTTTTAAATCATAAGGTAGAAAGTGATGATAAACAACAAGGAATCACTAGCTTTATGAGCAAAATGTTAAGGCTTCTAAGATAA
- the fliQ gene encoding flagellar biosynthesis protein FliQ, with product MSPDFVIKLGQDAVVVVLKVAGPMLAVGLGIGLIISIFQATTQIQEQTLTFVPKIAGILISLIVFAPWMINVLLDFALEIFENLHLFIG from the coding sequence ATGTCGCCAGACTTTGTAATTAAATTAGGACAGGATGCAGTAGTAGTTGTCTTAAAAGTTGCAGGCCCTATGCTAGCAGTCGGTCTAGGTATTGGTTTAATAATAAGTATTTTTCAGGCAACTACTCAAATTCAGGAACAGACATTAACATTTGTTCCAAAAATTGCTGGCATTCTGATTTCATTAATCGTATTTGCACCTTGGATGATCAACGTCTTATTGGATTTTGCTCTTGAAATATTTGAAAATTTGCATCTATTTATAGGATAG
- a CDS encoding protein-glutamate methylesterase/protein-glutamine glutaminase: MDNNYIKVLIVDDSAFMRKMITDMIQSDEHLQVVGTARNGEEALSKIESLQPDVITLDVEMPKMDGITTLKEIMRTSPLPVIMLSSLTHVGTTETIKALELGAFDFIGKPSGPISLDIEKIKAELIEKIHLASASKNRILKLPRMSIKDKVLTKPPDINYKSKKIEEKNMTMNTSKVDTIIAIGTSTGGPRALQNVITKLPKDIQASIVIVQHMPQGFTKSLAERLDSISEIKVFEAEDKMILQNGCAYLAPGAHQMSISQNRNGEYQIRIDIEAEPYSGHKPSVDYLFLSIAELLPMKKIVVIMTGMGGDGSKGLVAIKQKSAYAIAEDESTCVVFGMPRVAIATGLIDDIVPLEKIASEIIKHAKN, from the coding sequence ATGGATAATAACTATATAAAAGTTCTAATCGTTGATGACTCCGCATTTATGAGAAAGATGATTACTGATATGATTCAATCTGATGAACATTTGCAAGTAGTTGGCACCGCAAGAAATGGAGAAGAGGCATTATCGAAAATTGAATCATTACAACCGGATGTAATTACGTTAGATGTTGAAATGCCGAAAATGGATGGGATTACTACACTAAAAGAGATTATGAGAACTTCACCATTACCTGTGATTATGTTAAGCAGTTTAACCCATGTAGGGACAACAGAGACAATCAAAGCGTTAGAGCTTGGAGCATTTGACTTTATAGGAAAACCTTCTGGACCAATTTCCTTAGATATAGAAAAGATTAAAGCAGAACTCATTGAAAAAATCCACTTAGCATCTGCTAGTAAGAATAGAATTTTAAAATTACCAAGAATGTCGATTAAAGATAAGGTGTTAACAAAGCCTCCGGATATCAACTATAAATCTAAGAAAATTGAAGAAAAAAATATGACTATGAATACTTCTAAAGTTGACACGATTATTGCTATTGGTACATCTACAGGTGGTCCAAGAGCTTTACAAAATGTAATTACTAAGCTCCCTAAAGATATTCAAGCTAGTATTGTCATTGTACAACACATGCCACAAGGTTTTACGAAATCCTTAGCAGAAAGATTGGACTCGATTAGTGAGATTAAAGTTTTTGAAGCTGAGGATAAGATGATTTTACAGAATGGATGTGCATATCTTGCCCCAGGTGCACATCAGATGAGCATTTCACAAAATCGTAATGGCGAATATCAAATAAGAATTGATATAGAGGCTGAACCATACTCTGGCCATAAACCTTCTGTTGATTATCTATTTCTTTCAATTGCTGAGTTACTCCCAATGAAAAAGATTGTCGTAATCATGACGGGCATGGGTGGTGATGGATCGAAAGGGTTAGTGGCTATTAAACAAAAATCAGCTTATGCAATAGCTGAAGACGAGAGCACCTGTGTTGTGTTTGGGATGCCTAGGGTTGCAATAGCTACTGGACTAATAGATGATATAGTGCCTTTAGAGAAAATTGCATCTGAGATTATAAAACATGCGAAAAACTAA
- a CDS encoding response regulator yields MTARIMIVDDAAFMRMMIKDILSKNGFEVVAEAADGAQAVEKYKELKPDLVTMDITMPEMDGIAALKEIKKVDPSAKVLMCSAMGQQAMVIDAIQAGAKDFIVKPFQADRVLEAINKSLG; encoded by the coding sequence ATGACAGCAAGAATAATGATTGTTGACGATGCAGCCTTTATGAGGATGATGATTAAAGATATACTCTCGAAAAACGGCTTTGAGGTTGTCGCTGAGGCTGCTGATGGTGCACAAGCAGTCGAAAAATATAAAGAACTAAAACCAGATTTGGTTACAATGGACATTACTATGCCTGAGATGGATGGAATTGCTGCCTTAAAAGAAATTAAAAAAGTAGACCCTTCTGCCAAAGTTTTAATGTGTTCGGCAATGGGACAACAGGCAATGGTTATAGATGCGATTCAAGCTGGTGCAAAGGATTTTATTGTCAAGCCATTTCAAGCTGATCGAGTTTTAGAAGCAATTAATAAATCATTAGGATAA
- the flhB gene encoding flagellar biosynthesis protein FlhB — translation MSEYLIQLNLQHFADEKTEKATPKKRQEAREKGQVARSNEINTALVLLFSFLILKFFGPFMANNVLTIFQTNLSEYVLWEANTDNLKVITIDMLYTSFLVVLPVMLVAMVAGVSANLIQVGFMVTTDPLKMKLEKINPISGLKRMFSVRSLVELFKSILKIAIISSVAFLSVYFQKETLFHLNRLELIEIIGFTADLAIDIGWRVALVLLILSIPDFVYQKYEHEKSIRMSKKDIKDEYKKSEGDPKIKGKRKEIQRKMAIQRMMSNVPKADVIITNPTHFSIAIQYNPDEMIAPIMIAKGTDHLALRIREIATEYDIPLVENKPLAQTLYKTLEVGDAVPESLFQAVAEVLAYVYKLKGKV, via the coding sequence ATGTCTGAATATCTTATTCAACTAAATCTCCAACATTTTGCCGATGAAAAAACTGAAAAAGCCACACCTAAGAAAAGACAAGAAGCGCGTGAAAAAGGTCAAGTAGCAAGGAGTAACGAAATCAACACTGCGTTAGTCCTTCTTTTTTCGTTCTTAATTTTAAAATTCTTTGGCCCATTTATGGCGAACAATGTCCTTACCATTTTCCAGACGAATTTATCAGAATATGTTCTATGGGAAGCTAACACCGATAACTTAAAAGTAATTACGATCGATATGCTGTATACTAGTTTCCTAGTAGTTCTTCCTGTAATGCTAGTAGCGATGGTAGCAGGAGTTTCGGCTAACCTAATTCAGGTCGGATTTATGGTTACAACTGATCCGTTAAAGATGAAACTAGAAAAGATTAATCCAATAAGTGGGTTAAAACGGATGTTTTCCGTGCGTTCCTTAGTCGAACTTTTCAAGTCTATCTTAAAAATTGCTATTATATCATCCGTAGCTTTTTTATCTGTATATTTTCAGAAAGAGACATTGTTTCATTTAAATCGATTAGAACTAATTGAAATCATTGGTTTTACAGCTGATTTGGCAATTGATATTGGTTGGCGTGTCGCTTTAGTCCTATTGATTCTATCCATTCCTGATTTTGTATACCAAAAATATGAGCATGAAAAGTCGATTCGGATGTCGAAAAAAGATATTAAAGATGAATACAAGAAATCTGAAGGTGACCCTAAAATTAAAGGGAAGCGTAAAGAAATTCAAAGAAAAATGGCGATTCAAAGAATGATGAGTAATGTTCCTAAGGCCGATGTTATCATAACAAACCCGACGCACTTTTCTATTGCAATACAATATAACCCTGACGAAATGATTGCTCCTATTATGATAGCTAAAGGAACAGATCACCTTGCTTTGAGAATCAGAGAAATTGCTACTGAATACGATATACCACTTGTTGAAAATAAACCACTCGCACAAACCCTATACAAAACTTTAGAGGTTGGCGATGCAGTTCCTGAATCCTTGTTCCAAGCTGTTGCTGAAGTACTAGCTTATGTATACAAGTTAAAGGGAAAGGTTTAA
- a CDS encoding chemotaxis protein CheW, with amino-acid sequence MSMEIKVIVFRLDSEEYGVEVNQVKSIERVQNVTKIPQSANFVKGIINLRGNVTPIIDLRTRLGMEYLEATDSSRVIIVGVEGMQIGLIVDSANDVIDIPGNLIEAPPKVVGNVDAAYLRGVAKLDDRLLILLNLDKVLDTVEIKKLEEIGKSI; translated from the coding sequence ATGAGTATGGAAATCAAAGTCATTGTTTTTCGACTAGATTCTGAGGAATACGGCGTAGAAGTGAACCAGGTAAAGTCAATCGAAAGAGTCCAAAATGTCACCAAGATTCCCCAAAGTGCAAATTTCGTTAAAGGAATCATAAACCTTAGAGGCAATGTTACTCCAATTATTGATTTAAGAACACGCTTAGGAATGGAGTATCTTGAAGCGACTGATAGCTCTAGAGTTATCATTGTAGGTGTAGAAGGTATGCAAATAGGGCTTATTGTAGATTCTGCGAATGATGTAATTGATATTCCAGGCAATCTGATTGAAGCTCCACCTAAGGTTGTAGGAAATGTAGATGCTGCTTATTTAAGAGGAGTAGCAAAACTAGACGATAGACTGCTAATTTTACTTAACTTAGATAAGGTATTAGATACAGTAGAAATAAAAAAACTTGAAGAGATAGGAAAATCAATATGA
- the fliP gene encoding flagellar type III secretion system pore protein FliP (The bacterial flagellar biogenesis protein FliP forms a type III secretion system (T3SS)-type pore required for flagellar assembly.), translating to MRKLLLITLLISITLFPNVSHATEIPGIPGLNIGLETTDNPADVSVTLQLIFLLTILSIAPAILILMTCFTRVVVVLSFTRNALATNQMPPNQVIIGLALFITFFIMTPVFAEVNDTALQPYLAGELEQVEALELAAKPFKIFMAKHTRQKDLSLFLNYAQIPPPNTIDDIPMTALVPAFAISELKTAFQIGFMIFIPFLILDMIVASVLMSMGMMMLPPVMISLPFKILLFILVDGWYLIVRSLLISFN from the coding sequence ATGAGAAAACTACTGCTCATTACTTTACTAATTTCTATTACTCTCTTTCCCAATGTGAGTCATGCTACGGAGATACCAGGAATACCTGGTCTTAATATTGGATTAGAAACAACTGATAATCCTGCGGATGTATCGGTAACTTTGCAATTAATTTTTCTTTTAACGATTCTATCAATTGCACCAGCTATTCTAATTCTCATGACTTGTTTTACTAGAGTCGTTGTTGTGCTTTCCTTTACTAGGAATGCACTAGCGACTAACCAGATGCCACCGAATCAAGTGATTATTGGACTGGCATTATTTATTACTTTTTTTATAATGACACCAGTTTTTGCTGAGGTGAACGATACGGCATTACAACCTTATCTAGCTGGAGAGCTTGAACAAGTTGAAGCATTAGAATTAGCAGCCAAACCTTTTAAAATATTTATGGCAAAACATACAAGACAAAAGGACTTATCGTTATTTCTAAACTATGCCCAAATTCCACCGCCGAATACAATTGATGATATACCGATGACAGCGCTTGTTCCAGCGTTTGCTATAAGTGAACTAAAGACAGCCTTTCAAATAGGTTTCATGATTTTTATTCCTTTTTTAATATTGGACATGATTGTAGCGAGTGTGCTTATGTCTATGGGTATGATGATGTTACCACCTGTAATGATATCTCTTCCATTTAAAATTCTATTATTTATTCTTGTTGACGGCTGGTATTTAATTGTCCGGTCGCTTCTCATTAGCTTTAATTGA
- the fliR gene encoding flagellar biosynthetic protein FliR — protein MEMLNQLPVFMLVFTRILSMFMIVPFFSGKGIPATFRVGTAFFLAIIAYSTISTEQELIPLDGAYIFFVFKEVIIGLIMGFLAAMFMAALQIAGQFIDVQMGFGIANVVDPQTGTQVPIMGFFKYYLAILIFLSLNIHHVIIQAYIDSFLKIPIGHLYLDGRYAEYIVSAFNVMFVSAIKIAAPIVFILLLTTISLGITARTVPQMNVFVVGMPLKIALGLLLMYITLPTFLFMLDTLFMDMVESIYIMIHIIANSNP, from the coding sequence ATGGAGATGCTAAACCAGCTTCCTGTATTCATGTTAGTATTTACGAGAATTTTATCGATGTTTATGATAGTACCTTTTTTTAGTGGAAAAGGAATTCCTGCAACTTTTAGAGTAGGTACTGCATTTTTCCTCGCCATCATAGCATATTCTACAATTTCTACAGAACAAGAATTGATACCTTTAGATGGCGCATATATTTTTTTTGTTTTTAAAGAAGTAATCATAGGTTTGATTATGGGATTTTTAGCTGCGATGTTCATGGCAGCATTACAAATTGCAGGACAGTTTATTGATGTTCAGATGGGCTTTGGTATAGCGAATGTAGTCGACCCTCAGACAGGTACACAAGTTCCGATTATGGGTTTCTTTAAATATTATCTTGCAATCCTAATATTTTTATCATTAAATATTCATCATGTGATAATTCAAGCATATATTGATAGCTTTCTAAAAATCCCGATTGGCCATTTATATTTAGATGGTCGATATGCTGAATATATTGTTAGCGCTTTTAATGTAATGTTTGTCAGTGCGATTAAGATAGCTGCACCTATTGTGTTTATACTATTATTAACTACGATTTCATTAGGGATTACGGCTCGGACAGTTCCCCAAATGAACGTTTTCGTAGTAGGTATGCCATTAAAAATTGCGTTAGGTCTTCTTCTTATGTATATAACACTTCCAACATTTCTTTTTATGCTAGACACCTTGTTTATGGATATGGTTGAGAGTATTTATATAATGATTCATATAATTGCTAATAGTAATCCGTGA
- a CDS encoding flagellar biosynthetic protein FliO has translation MNNYGKLIIAILFTTMCIYIYMPISAVASDNVYDSLLGDKNSNETKTLDQIPGSTEETSSNTSNEVSSTWMFLTAFFKLVLATTAIVAIIYFGARIISEKRKRSQSSQNTQTLGVHALGQNKTLQIIRVGKKIYVIGVGDNINLIKELSEEEGTEFFADMEESYDTDASNNSMPSQFENIFKKKLTELKDRKNSLQHDQRENEREYL, from the coding sequence GTGAACAACTATGGTAAACTCATCATAGCAATCCTTTTTACTACTATGTGTATTTATATATATATGCCAATCTCAGCAGTAGCGTCCGATAATGTATATGATAGTTTACTAGGCGATAAAAATTCTAATGAAACAAAAACACTTGATCAAATACCTGGGTCGACTGAAGAGACTTCAAGTAATACGAGTAATGAGGTTAGTTCGACTTGGATGTTTCTCACTGCATTTTTCAAATTAGTATTAGCCACAACTGCGATAGTTGCTATCATATACTTTGGAGCTAGAATTATATCGGAAAAAAGAAAACGTTCACAAAGCTCACAAAACACTCAAACACTTGGAGTACACGCACTTGGGCAAAACAAGACACTTCAAATTATTAGAGTGGGGAAAAAAATTTATGTCATTGGTGTAGGGGATAATATTAATTTAATTAAAGAGCTATCGGAAGAAGAGGGAACAGAGTTTTTTGCAGACATGGAAGAAAGCTATGACACTGATGCTTCAAACAATAGCATGCCCAGTCAATTTGAGAATATCTTCAAGAAAAAATTGACCGAGCTAAAAGATCGGAAGAATTCCCTACAGCATGATCAACGTGAAAATGAGAGGGAGTATCTATGA
- a CDS encoding chemotaxis protein CheC, producing the protein MDPIKNINEFQLDVLREIGNIGAGNAATALSKLLKKPVDMNVPRVQILSFHEIAEFVGGEETIIVTVFLRVEGDIPGNMFFILGMDSAKSLIRDIVGPSQNDEEFSELELSALQEIGNILAGSYLTSLSDLTKMNLQPSVPALAIDMAGAILSYGLIELGRSGDYALVIDTEIQPGTEKSEKLNGHFFLLPDPESFEILFTSLGV; encoded by the coding sequence ATCGATCCAATCAAAAATATAAATGAATTTCAACTCGATGTCCTCAGAGAAATTGGTAATATTGGAGCAGGGAATGCTGCCACAGCGTTATCAAAACTATTGAAAAAGCCAGTGGATATGAATGTACCACGAGTTCAAATCTTATCGTTTCATGAAATCGCTGAGTTTGTAGGTGGTGAGGAAACAATAATTGTCACTGTGTTTCTAAGAGTAGAAGGCGATATACCAGGAAATATGTTTTTTATCTTAGGAATGGATTCAGCAAAATCATTAATTCGTGATATTGTTGGCCCAAGTCAAAATGACGAAGAATTTTCAGAACTTGAATTATCTGCTTTACAAGAAATAGGAAATATTCTTGCTGGTTCCTACCTCACATCTCTTTCGGATCTTACGAAGATGAACTTGCAACCAAGTGTTCCTGCATTAGCGATTGATATGGCTGGTGCAATCTTGAGTTATGGGTTAATAGAACTAGGGAGAAGTGGAGACTATGCACTAGTAATTGATACAGAAATACAACCAGGTACAGAAAAAAGCGAAAAATTAAATGGACATTTCTTTTTACTTCCGGACCCTGAATCATTCGAAATATTGTTTACTTCTTTAGGGGTGTAA
- the flhF gene encoding flagellar biosynthesis protein FlhF, producing the protein MRVKKYIVDNMPEALVLIRKDLGHDAVILDQKKIKVGGFLGMFSKQKLEVIAAIEPKVKKNVISPEKPLVPPIFVTEYSKQQTLNGNVQSNQSQETESNPVAINFESLREPIVSKPQVQTPASTRVTEEKMMEEIQEIKGMFVRMMCKHSNDDFPENIKKLYNHLVERDIEEALASSIISNIMEKLGSPRHVAQTYLNEILQNEVAKLIEKNYKSQPPITKQQIYAFVGPTGVGKTTTIAKLAAYYLLEKKLTVGLITADTYRIAAVDQLRTYANILNIPIEIVITHDDMKKAIYNLKERDIILIDTAGRNYRKDMYLTELKSLLSVAQPDESYLVLSMTTKQKDMNDIANSFKTANINNIIFTKIDETSSYGAILNMLQNHNKTLSFLTNGQNVPEDIVFINPKNLAKLIVGELNE; encoded by the coding sequence ATGAGAGTAAAAAAATACATTGTAGATAATATGCCTGAGGCATTAGTGTTAATTCGAAAAGACCTTGGTCATGACGCCGTTATCCTTGATCAAAAGAAAATTAAAGTAGGCGGTTTTTTAGGCATGTTCAGTAAGCAGAAATTAGAAGTAATTGCTGCCATTGAACCAAAGGTAAAGAAAAATGTGATATCTCCTGAGAAACCATTAGTACCTCCTATCTTTGTTACAGAGTACTCAAAACAACAAACATTAAACGGAAATGTTCAATCTAATCAAAGCCAAGAGACCGAATCAAATCCTGTTGCCATTAATTTTGAATCACTAAGGGAGCCTATTGTTTCCAAACCACAGGTTCAAACTCCAGCTTCTACTCGGGTAACGGAAGAGAAAATGATGGAAGAGATACAAGAAATCAAAGGAATGTTTGTACGAATGATGTGCAAACATTCTAACGATGATTTCCCGGAGAATATTAAAAAGCTTTACAATCATTTAGTAGAAAGAGATATTGAAGAAGCTCTAGCTAGTTCAATTATTTCAAATATCATGGAAAAGTTAGGTTCACCTAGACACGTAGCACAAACATATCTTAATGAAATATTACAAAATGAAGTTGCTAAACTTATTGAAAAAAATTATAAGTCGCAACCACCGATTACCAAACAGCAGATTTACGCATTTGTTGGACCAACTGGTGTTGGAAAAACTACGACAATTGCTAAACTAGCTGCTTATTATCTATTAGAAAAGAAATTAACGGTAGGTTTAATTACTGCTGATACATATAGAATTGCAGCTGTTGATCAACTTCGAACGTATGCCAATATATTAAACATACCGATTGAAATTGTAATTACTCATGATGATATGAAAAAAGCTATTTATAATTTAAAAGAACGTGATATCATATTAATAGATACTGCTGGAAGAAATTATCGTAAAGATATGTATTTAACAGAATTAAAAAGTCTTTTAAGTGTTGCGCAGCCAGATGAATCATATTTAGTACTCAGTATGACAACGAAACAAAAAGACATGAATGACATTGCCAATAGTTTTAAAACTGCAAATATAAATAATATAATTTTTACAAAGATTGATGAAACTAGTTCGTATGGAGCTATATTAAACATGCTACAGAATCATAATAAAACACTATCTTTTTTGACGAATGGCCAAAATGTGCCTGAAGATATTGTGTTTATAAACCCGAAAAACCTAGCGAAACTGATAGTGGGTGAGCTAAATGAATGA
- the flhA gene encoding flagellar biosynthesis protein FlhA produces the protein MRVSDYGIIIALVGIVVMMVIPLPTGLLSIMLILNISLALLILLISIQTTEPLQFSIFPSVLLIATLFRLALNVSTTRSILSEGYAGKVVETFGEFVVGGNAVVGFIVFLILVIVQFLVITKGSERVAEVAARFTLDAMPGKQMSIDADLNAGIITETDAKNRREKIQNEADFYGAMDGASKFVKGDAIAGIVIVLVNIIGGFIIGMVQLNLTFTDAMSRFTLLSVGDGLVSQIPALLISTATGLIVTRAATGSNLGQDFANQVFSYPRLFYVVAVVILLMGLATPIGMLLTLPIAAVIAYSGYRLQLESNKEETIVEDQETESSTEDIRSPESVLDLLQVDPIEFEFGYGLIPIADTNQGGDLLDRVIMIRRQIALEMGLVVPVIRIRDNIQLKPNEYVVKIKGNEVATGELLLDHYLAMSPGIDDEDIHGIETMEPAFGLPALWISEDMKEKAELSGYTVVDAPSVVATHLTEVIKKHAHELLGRQETKALVDKVKENYPAVVDELVPQVMTVGDIQKVLANLLREKVSIRNLSTIFECLADYGQTVRDPNLLTEYVRAYLKRQITNQFKDGNEPLRVLTMSPEIENIVAENIHQDDQNSYLAVNPEVSQQIYHAIHKQVARLVEMGQAPILLVAPNIRYHLKRLIEPVLPDVIVLSYNELESSVEVQSVGMVELS, from the coding sequence GTGCGCGTATCAGATTATGGAATAATAATTGCTTTAGTAGGCATTGTAGTAATGATGGTTATTCCATTACCTACGGGCTTACTAAGTATCATGTTAATATTGAATATTAGTTTGGCACTATTGATACTCCTAATCTCAATACAAACTACAGAGCCATTGCAATTTTCTATATTTCCTTCTGTATTATTAATAGCAACACTTTTTCGCCTAGCTCTTAACGTATCAACAACACGTTCAATTTTATCGGAAGGGTACGCTGGAAAAGTAGTAGAGACATTTGGAGAATTCGTAGTCGGCGGAAATGCCGTAGTCGGGTTTATTGTATTCTTAATTCTAGTAATAGTCCAATTTCTTGTTATTACTAAGGGTTCTGAGCGTGTTGCTGAGGTAGCTGCCCGTTTCACCCTTGATGCAATGCCAGGAAAACAGATGAGTATCGATGCAGATTTAAATGCTGGAATCATAACTGAAACAGATGCGAAAAACCGTCGTGAAAAAATACAAAATGAAGCCGATTTCTACGGGGCGATGGACGGAGCATCTAAATTCGTAAAAGGAGATGCGATTGCCGGAATTGTAATTGTGCTTGTAAATATTATCGGTGGATTTATTATCGGTATGGTTCAATTAAACCTAACATTTACTGATGCAATGTCTAGATTCACATTGCTATCTGTTGGGGATGGACTTGTCAGTCAGATTCCTGCATTACTAATTTCTACTGCAACTGGCTTAATTGTAACTAGAGCTGCTACAGGTTCCAATCTTGGACAAGATTTTGCAAATCAGGTGTTTTCCTATCCAAGACTATTCTATGTAGTTGCTGTTGTTATTCTGTTAATGGGGTTAGCGACACCGATAGGAATGTTACTTACATTGCCTATCGCTGCTGTTATTGCATACTCAGGTTATAGACTACAATTGGAAAGTAATAAAGAAGAAACTATAGTAGAAGATCAAGAAACAGAATCTAGTACAGAAGACATTAGAAGTCCAGAAAGTGTGTTAGATTTATTACAAGTGGATCCGATTGAGTTTGAATTTGGTTATGGTCTAATACCTATAGCAGATACGAATCAAGGTGGAGATCTTTTGGATCGTGTAATTATGATTCGTAGGCAAATAGCTTTAGAAATGGGCTTAGTTGTACCAGTGATTCGAATTCGTGACAATATTCAACTAAAGCCTAATGAATACGTTGTAAAAATTAAAGGAAATGAAGTAGCGACAGGAGAACTGTTATTAGATCATTACTTAGCAATGAGTCCTGGAATTGATGATGAGGATATTCACGGTATAGAGACCATGGAACCAGCTTTTGGTCTACCTGCATTATGGATCAGTGAAGACATGAAAGAGAAAGCCGAATTATCTGGTTACACAGTTGTTGACGCACCATCCGTTGTTGCAACACACTTAACGGAAGTCATTAAGAAACACGCGCATGAATTATTAGGACGACAAGAAACCAAAGCATTAGTCGATAAAGTGAAAGAGAATTACCCAGCAGTTGTAGATGAGTTAGTTCCTCAAGTCATGACTGTTGGAGATATTCAAAAAGTACTAGCTAATTTGTTGCGTGAAAAGGTTTCTATAAGAAATTTATCAACCATATTTGAATGTTTAGCGGATTATGGACAAACTGTAAGGGACCCAAATTTATTAACGGAGTATGTCAGAGCGTATTTAAAAAGACAAATTACGAATCAATTTAAAGACGGGAATGAGCCGTTGAGAGTATTAACAATGAGTCCAGAAATTGAAAATATAGTTGCAGAGAATATACATCAAGATGATCAAAATTCATACTTGGCGGTTAATCCTGAGGTATCACAGCAGATTTATCATGCAATCCACAAGCAGGTTGCACGTTTAGTGGAAATGGGACAAGCCCCGATACTATTAGTTGCACCAAATATTCGCTACCACCTAAAGAGACTTATTGAACCTGTTTTGCCAGATGTGATTGTTCTATCGTATAATGAATTAGAATCCTCTGTGGAAGTACAAAGTGTTGGGATGGTGGAATTATCATGA